In a single window of the Lynx canadensis isolate LIC74 chromosome E2, mLynCan4.pri.v2, whole genome shotgun sequence genome:
- the LOC115502773 gene encoding agouti-related protein: MLTAVLLSWALLLTLPPMQEAQRGLAPLEGIRRPDQALFPELPGLGQQPPLKRTSAEQSIEALLQEAEALTEVLDPEGREPRSPRRCVRLQESCLGHQVSCCDPCATCYCRFFNAFCYCRKLGTATIPCSRT, translated from the exons ATGCTGACTGCAGTGCTGCTGAGCTGGGCCCTGCTGCTGACACTTCCCCCTATGCAGGAAGCTCAGAGGGGCTTGGCCCCTCTGGAAGGCATCAGAAGGCCTGACCAGGCCCTGTTCCCAGAGCTGCCAG GCCTGGGCCAGCAGCCTCCACTGAAACGGACGAGCGCAGAACAGTCCATAGAAGCTCTGCTACAGGAGGCTGAGGCCTTGACAGAG GTACTAGATCCGGAGGGCCGCGAGCCACGCTCCCCGCGACGCTGTGTAAGGCTGCAGGAGTCCTGTCTGGGACACCAGGTATCGTGTTGCGACCCATGTGCCACATGCTACTGCCGTTTCTTCAACGCCTTCTGCTATTGCCGCAAGCTGGGTACTGCCACGATCCCTTGCAGCCGTACCTAG